The following are encoded in a window of Vigna unguiculata cultivar IT97K-499-35 unplaced genomic scaffold, ASM411807v1 contig_643, whole genome shotgun sequence genomic DNA:
- the LOC114172640 gene encoding uncharacterized protein LOC114172640 → MQRHHCIMEIIYYLDPLAKDINMRQDLKKLFDMVIQTYRAQRGSMVSKSKLSNIKWTPIKCPKQSNGHDCGYYICRYMKEIVTYCEGGTIPIDYFPSCRCQQYSDNQIIEVREDWCFYLISKCL, encoded by the exons ATGCAAAGACACCACTGTATAATG gagataatttattatcttgACCCATTGGCGAAAGACATTAATATGAGGCAAGATTTGAAGAAGTTGTTTGACAT GGTTATACAAACCTACCGAGCTCAAAGAGGGTCTATGGTTTCAAAGTCTAAGTTAAGCAATATCAAATGGACACCAATTAAG TGTCCAAAACAATCCAACGGCCATGATTGTGGGTATTACATTTGTCGATATATGAAGGAAATTGTCACATATTGTGAAGGAGGGACAATTCCAATAGAT TATTTTCCTAGTTGCAGATGTCAACAATATTCTGACAATCAAATCATTGAAGTCAGGGAAGATTGGTGTTTTTATCTCATTAGTAAATGTTTATAG